Proteins from a genomic interval of Rhodothermales bacterium:
- a CDS encoding aminotransferase class I/II-fold pyridoxal phosphate-dependent enzyme — protein sequence MAQGTERTEQPETLSAEPSLFDKTHRFFAPNGLYAQVKNADLYPYFRAIEKNDGARAIIHGREIVMAGSNNYLGLMSDPRVKEAAAWAIENYGTGCTGSRFLNGTLDLHIELEARLARFMGKEACVLFSTGYMTNQGVLQSLAGKGDIIFSDKDNHACIVAGTQVSLADTWRFRHNDMAHLRRLLERARTERPSAGLLIVTDGVFSMSGVLAKVPELVELSQEFGAALMLDDAHAVGVVGPGGKGSAAHFGLGEHTHLTTGTFSKSFASLGGFCVGDHDIIEYIRHTSSTHIFSASMPPANVATALKCLDILEEEPERVERLWEISDYMREGFRSLGFNVWSSQSPIIPVVVGDLHTCFRFWKDLLEEGVFVNAVVPPAVPQGQSLMRTSYMATHSNEDLDFILDTFKRVGKKHGVIRTNGTAH from the coding sequence ATGGCACAGGGCACAGAGCGAACTGAGCAGCCCGAAACGCTGTCTGCCGAACCGTCGCTGTTCGACAAGACACACCGCTTCTTTGCCCCAAACGGCCTGTATGCCCAGGTAAAGAACGCGGACCTGTATCCGTATTTCCGCGCCATTGAGAAGAACGACGGGGCGAGGGCCATCATTCACGGCCGCGAAATCGTCATGGCCGGATCGAACAACTATCTCGGTCTGATGTCCGACCCGCGTGTGAAGGAAGCCGCGGCCTGGGCCATCGAGAACTACGGTACCGGGTGTACCGGAAGCCGCTTTCTGAACGGCACGCTCGATCTGCATATCGAACTGGAGGCCCGACTCGCTCGTTTTATGGGCAAGGAAGCCTGCGTGCTGTTCAGCACCGGCTACATGACCAACCAGGGCGTGCTCCAGTCGCTTGCCGGCAAAGGGGACATCATCTTCAGCGACAAGGACAACCACGCCTGTATAGTCGCTGGAACGCAGGTCAGCCTGGCCGACACGTGGCGATTTCGGCACAACGACATGGCCCACCTGCGCCGTCTGCTGGAGCGGGCGCGCACGGAGCGGCCTTCGGCAGGGCTCCTCATCGTCACGGATGGGGTGTTTTCGATGAGCGGCGTGCTCGCGAAGGTGCCCGAGCTTGTGGAGCTTTCCCAGGAGTTCGGAGCCGCACTCATGCTGGATGATGCGCATGCCGTCGGTGTGGTCGGGCCTGGTGGCAAGGGCTCCGCGGCACACTTCGGCCTCGGGGAGCATACCCACCTGACTACGGGCACCTTTTCCAAGAGCTTTGCTTCACTCGGCGGATTCTGCGTAGGCGATCACGACATCATCGAATACATCCGCCACACCAGTTCGACCCACATTTTCAGCGCTTCCATGCCGCCTGCCAATGTGGCCACGGCGCTGAAGTGCCTCGACATCCTGGAAGAGGAGCCGGAGCGTGTCGAACGACTGTGGGAAATCTCGGACTACATGCGAGAGGGCTTCCGCTCGCTGGGCTTCAACGTCTGGTCAAGCCAGTCTCCGATTATTCCGGTCGTGGTAGGAGACCTGCACACCTGTTTCCGGTTCTGGAAGGACCTGCTGGAAGAGGGTGTATTCGTGAATGCCGTGGTTCCGCCGGCTGTGCCACAGGGCCAGAGCCTCATGCGTACCTCCTACATGGCCACGCATTCCAATGAGGATCTGGACTTCATCCTGGACACGTTCAAGCGGGTCGGCAAGAAGCACGGAGTGATCCGTACCAACGGCACCGCGCACTGA
- a CDS encoding ParB/RepB/Spo0J family partition protein: protein MAKGKAALGRGLGALLPDREEQAAETAAAVSHTPLYDFRDRQRAGAISDVAIGRIKANPYQPRTEFDQAALEELAASIEQLGIIQPVTVRATDSGDFELISGERRLRAARMAGLEHIPAFVREADTEAMLEMAIVENVQREQLNPIEVALGYLRLVEECTLTQEEVATKVGKGRATVTNLLRLLKLPPAVQAMLRDGRLSTGHARALIPLEDPDVQATLAARIVDQELSVRATEKMVKQWLNAGDDEPEPAVAEPPSRDDLELRRLTDRLRGGLGTKVAIRPSVSGEGGKIEVEYYSADDLERLIELMGR from the coding sequence ATGGCAAAAGGCAAAGCAGCTCTGGGGCGCGGTCTGGGCGCCCTCCTTCCAGACCGGGAAGAACAGGCCGCAGAAACCGCGGCCGCGGTAAGTCACACGCCCCTGTATGACTTCAGGGATCGCCAGCGGGCCGGTGCGATCAGCGATGTGGCGATCGGGCGGATCAAGGCCAATCCCTACCAGCCGCGGACCGAGTTCGACCAGGCGGCCCTGGAAGAGCTGGCCGCCTCCATTGAGCAGCTCGGCATCATCCAGCCCGTCACAGTCAGGGCCACGGATTCAGGCGATTTTGAGCTGATCTCGGGTGAGCGCCGCCTGCGTGCGGCTCGCATGGCCGGTCTCGAGCACATTCCGGCATTCGTTCGCGAAGCAGACACAGAGGCCATGCTGGAGATGGCCATCGTGGAAAACGTGCAGCGTGAGCAGCTGAACCCCATTGAGGTGGCGCTCGGTTATCTGCGCCTGGTTGAGGAATGCACACTGACACAGGAAGAGGTGGCCACGAAGGTGGGCAAGGGCCGCGCGACCGTCACCAACCTGCTACGGCTTCTGAAGCTGCCTCCGGCCGTTCAGGCCATGCTGCGGGACGGCAGACTCTCCACCGGACATGCGCGGGCACTGATTCCCCTTGAGGACCCCGATGTGCAGGCCACGCTGGCAGCACGCATCGTGGATCAGGAGCTCTCTGTGCGGGCAACCGAAAAAATGGTCAAGCAGTGGCTCAACGCCGGCGACGATGAACCCGAGCCTGCAGTTGCCGAGCCACCGTCCCGCGACGACCTGGAGCTGCGCCGGCTGACCGACCGGCTTCGGGGTGGCCTGGGCACCAAGGTGGCCATTCGCCCCAGCGTCTCCGGGGAAGGGGGAAAAATTGAGGTCGAATACTACTCGGCGGACGATCTGGAACGTCTGATCGAGCTGATGGGCCGTTGA
- a CDS encoding ParA family protein — translation MGKVIAVANQKGGVGKTTTAVNLATSLAAVERSTLLVDFDPQANCSSGVGIDPRTVTASSYEILVGSVPFEDAIRTTEMPFLDLVPSHINLVGAEIEMVDVPDRERILRNAMQRVRDRYDFIVIDCPPSLGLLTLNALTAANSVLIPVQAEYFALEGLGQLLNTIKLVRQHLNENLDIEGVLVTMFDVRLRLANQVAGELRKYFGDKVFNTLIQRNVRVSEAPSFGRPVLLYDATSVGARNYIALAKEVLSRQTNDASAMAAEMGSYSSGDGHVRGIE, via the coding sequence ATGGGAAAGGTCATTGCGGTCGCAAACCAGAAGGGGGGAGTCGGCAAGACGACTACCGCGGTTAACCTGGCCACGTCGCTGGCGGCGGTGGAGCGCTCGACCCTGCTGGTAGATTTCGATCCGCAGGCCAACTGCTCCTCCGGCGTAGGCATCGATCCGCGCACGGTCACGGCCTCGAGCTACGAAATCCTGGTCGGATCCGTCCCGTTTGAGGACGCCATCCGCACCACGGAGATGCCGTTCCTGGATCTCGTTCCGAGCCACATCAATCTGGTCGGCGCCGAGATTGAAATGGTGGACGTGCCCGACCGCGAGCGCATCCTGCGCAATGCGATGCAGCGGGTTCGGGACCGGTACGACTTCATCGTCATTGACTGTCCGCCTTCCCTCGGTCTGCTTACGCTGAACGCGCTGACTGCCGCCAACTCGGTGCTCATCCCCGTGCAGGCGGAGTATTTCGCGCTTGAGGGGCTGGGACAGCTCCTGAACACCATCAAACTGGTTCGCCAGCATCTCAACGAGAACCTCGACATCGAAGGCGTGCTGGTCACCATGTTCGACGTGCGCCTTCGGCTTGCGAACCAGGTCGCCGGGGAGCTGCGCAAGTACTTTGGAGACAAGGTCTTCAACACGCTGATCCAGCGTAACGTGCGCGTCTCTGAGGCGCCCAGTTTCGGTCGCCCGGTCCTGTTGTACGATGCGACCAGCGTCGGCGCGCGGAACTACATCGCGCTGGCCAAGGAGGTGCTGAGCCGTCAGACGAATGACGCGAGTGCCATGGCCGCTGAAATGGGCTCCTACTCGTCGGGTGACGGACACGTGCGCGGCATCGAATAG
- a CDS encoding ATP-dependent helicase yields the protein MSEHLPATRVIRAMARQFVLKREEAQAPVSYRIDYAGELNPQQYAAATASGGPILVVAGAGTGKTRTLVYRLAYLVESGVAPERIALLTFTRRASREMLARASGLLDGRCQQVRGGTFHSFCLGVLRRHATRIGFPNNFTILDSSDSSDVIDVIRGQMELGKKDRFPKKRTIQGMFSSVVNRDLPLGDLLEKEYPQFVPHAHDLEMLMRRFEGYKRSHGLMDYDDLLRRTLELFEKEPDVLKLVAGKCEHVLVDEYQDTNRLQARLVKAFSSMHGNVMAVGDDAQSIYRFRGADFRNILAFPEEFPGTRLQKLEHNYRSTQRILDLANHIIKQARHKFDKELFTERGDGDLPALVTAPDDRFESRFVCQMILDLREQGIPLRDVAVLFRSGFNSYDLEVELNRRNIPFVKYGGLKLSEAAHVKDVVAHLRILENPQDAISWNRVLQLLEGIGPKTAGQIIQWILEAGDDPLKLPDRPWSPKYADSLAALFALLRSLTSGKQTLGRQVDAVLDYYAPILKRVYYEDYPKREQDLDHLVSVVESYTDRATLLSSLALDPIELSALDVEPLEEDEAPLVLSTIHSAKGLEFKAVFVIHALEGVLPSSYSVSSDEEIDEELRLFYVAVTRAADHLFVTYPSVQYRRYHGQFLTSPSRFVQGVPEALLEPWSLVEEAPTPLLPEAGS from the coding sequence GTGTCCGAACACTTGCCCGCCACCCGGGTTATTCGGGCGATGGCGCGGCAGTTCGTACTCAAACGAGAGGAGGCCCAGGCTCCAGTCAGCTACCGGATCGACTACGCCGGTGAGCTCAATCCCCAGCAGTACGCCGCCGCGACGGCATCCGGTGGACCGATTCTGGTCGTGGCCGGTGCAGGGACCGGCAAGACCCGAACGCTGGTCTACCGGCTGGCCTATCTGGTGGAGTCCGGGGTCGCTCCGGAGCGCATCGCCCTCCTGACGTTTACCCGACGGGCCTCCCGGGAAATGCTGGCCCGGGCATCAGGACTGCTGGACGGACGATGCCAGCAGGTTCGAGGCGGCACGTTTCATTCGTTCTGTCTGGGCGTGCTGCGACGGCACGCAACCCGCATTGGCTTCCCGAACAACTTCACCATCCTGGATTCTTCGGATTCGTCCGATGTGATCGACGTGATCCGGGGCCAGATGGAGCTGGGAAAAAAGGATCGATTCCCGAAGAAGCGCACCATCCAGGGCATGTTCTCGTCCGTCGTGAATCGTGACCTGCCTCTGGGTGATCTGCTGGAAAAGGAGTATCCGCAATTCGTACCCCATGCCCACGATCTCGAGATGCTAATGCGGCGCTTTGAGGGGTACAAGCGCAGCCACGGGCTCATGGACTATGATGACCTGCTGCGGCGCACGCTGGAACTGTTCGAGAAAGAGCCGGATGTGTTGAAACTCGTCGCAGGCAAGTGTGAGCACGTGCTGGTGGATGAGTACCAGGACACCAATCGTCTGCAGGCGCGGCTGGTGAAGGCGTTTTCCAGCATGCACGGCAACGTTATGGCGGTCGGCGACGACGCCCAGAGCATCTACCGATTCCGTGGCGCGGATTTCCGCAACATCCTCGCCTTCCCGGAAGAGTTTCCCGGCACCCGGTTGCAGAAGCTGGAGCACAACTACCGCTCTACGCAGCGCATTCTGGACCTGGCGAACCACATCATCAAGCAGGCCCGCCACAAGTTCGACAAGGAGCTGTTCACAGAGCGCGGAGACGGAGATCTGCCCGCGCTGGTGACGGCGCCGGACGACCGTTTCGAGAGCCGGTTTGTGTGTCAGATGATTCTGGATCTGCGCGAGCAGGGCATTCCGTTGCGGGACGTCGCTGTGCTTTTCCGCAGCGGATTCAACTCCTACGATCTGGAGGTCGAGCTGAACCGGCGCAACATTCCATTCGTCAAGTACGGCGGGCTGAAGCTTAGCGAGGCGGCGCACGTCAAGGATGTTGTGGCACACCTGCGCATTCTGGAGAATCCGCAGGATGCCATTTCGTGGAATCGGGTGCTGCAGCTGCTGGAGGGCATCGGTCCGAAGACGGCCGGTCAGATCATCCAGTGGATTCTGGAGGCCGGCGATGATCCACTGAAGTTGCCCGATCGTCCGTGGTCTCCCAAGTACGCAGATTCGCTGGCCGCGCTGTTCGCGCTGCTTCGCTCACTCACCTCGGGCAAGCAGACCCTGGGTCGGCAGGTGGATGCCGTGCTGGACTACTATGCGCCGATCCTCAAGCGGGTGTACTACGAAGACTATCCCAAGCGCGAGCAGGATCTGGACCACCTGGTCTCCGTGGTCGAGAGCTACACCGACCGGGCCACGCTCCTCAGTTCGCTCGCGCTCGACCCGATTGAGCTGTCGGCGCTGGACGTCGAGCCGCTGGAGGAAGACGAGGCTCCTCTGGTCCTGTCGACCATTCATTCCGCCAAGGGCCTCGAGTTCAAGGCGGTGTTCGTGATCCACGCGCTGGAAGGGGTGCTTCCGTCCAGCTATTCGGTCAGCAGCGACGAAGAGATCGACGAAGAGCTCCGTCTGTTCTACGTGGCCGTCACCCGGGCTGCGGATCACCTGTTCGTGACCTATCCGTCCGTTCAGTACCGGCGCTACCACGGTCAATTCCTGACCAGTCCGAGTCGCTTCGTGCAGGGCGTACCTGAGGCGCTGCTGGAGCCGTGGAGCCTGGTTGAAGAGGCACCGACGCCGCTGCTGCCGGAGGCGGGATCATGA
- a CDS encoding GNAT family N-acetyltransferase — protein MSLAPDGLVIEGIGRDRLDEIDALNREIFGEKRIINSFDKEDLTMLLARVHAEPVGFKLGYRQNRMTFYSAKGGVRQSWRRQGVAEALLDALMDEARGAGYRKFAFDTFPNMHPGMTMMALKRGFRLTEADFNRTYQDFRLRFEASL, from the coding sequence ATGAGTTTGGCTCCCGATGGGCTGGTAATCGAGGGCATTGGTCGCGATCGACTGGACGAGATCGATGCCCTCAACCGGGAGATCTTCGGGGAGAAGCGCATCATCAACAGCTTCGACAAGGAAGACCTGACCATGCTCCTGGCCCGCGTGCATGCGGAGCCGGTCGGATTCAAGTTGGGCTATCGGCAGAACCGAATGACGTTCTACTCTGCAAAAGGCGGTGTGCGTCAGTCCTGGCGCCGTCAGGGTGTGGCGGAGGCGCTGCTGGATGCGCTGATGGATGAGGCTCGCGGGGCCGGCTATCGCAAGTTTGCCTTCGACACCTTCCCGAACATGCATCCCGGCATGACGATGATGGCGTTGAAGCGCGGATTCCGGCTAACGGAGGCCGATTTCAACCGGACCTATCAGGATTTCCGGCTTCGATTCGAGGCGTCGCTGTAG
- a CDS encoding ABC transporter permease has translation MSGFLFELLEGLRIALRAIRVNKMRSLLTTLGIIIGIVSVTAMATVVSGIEGQFEEDMAELGTDVLYIERMPWVQGPGTKWWEFINRPRMQAEVAEAVQRRARSAEAVTTVAQTFRGVTYKERVMSRGVVVNGVSHTYPDVHEVLIEHGTFFTEMDDRAARKVAVIGSEIALQLFPVEDPVGKDIRIGGTRYRVIGVGVREGQGADQASGFDWQVRIPFGAFEQEYGTRYRDVSVQVKVRDEVSVEEAMDELTGVVRVARGLDAREDDNFEVNESGAIRAAVEPVKFAIFAIGIGLTSLSLLVGGIGVMNIMFVSVKERTREIGIRKAVGAKRRTIMLQFLIEAVAVSLMGGIVGVLLSVPIFLGVRTILPAELGPGVVMLAFGICMAVGTVFGIAPAWSAAKAEPIEALRYE, from the coding sequence GTGTCCGGATTTCTGTTTGAGCTCCTGGAGGGGCTGCGCATTGCTCTCCGCGCCATCCGCGTGAACAAGATGCGCTCCCTTCTGACCACTCTCGGCATCATCATCGGCATCGTCAGCGTGACGGCAATGGCCACGGTGGTGTCGGGCATTGAAGGCCAGTTCGAGGAGGACATGGCCGAACTTGGCACCGATGTGCTGTACATCGAACGCATGCCCTGGGTGCAGGGCCCCGGCACCAAGTGGTGGGAGTTCATCAACCGCCCCCGCATGCAGGCCGAGGTTGCCGAGGCAGTCCAGCGCAGGGCTCGATCTGCGGAAGCCGTAACGACCGTGGCCCAGACGTTCCGTGGTGTGACCTACAAGGAACGGGTCATGTCTCGCGGGGTGGTGGTTAACGGGGTTTCCCACACCTATCCCGACGTACATGAAGTCCTGATCGAACACGGCACGTTCTTTACCGAGATGGATGACCGCGCAGCGCGCAAGGTGGCCGTGATCGGATCGGAGATAGCACTCCAGCTCTTTCCTGTAGAAGATCCGGTAGGCAAAGACATTCGCATCGGCGGGACGCGCTACCGGGTGATCGGTGTGGGTGTTCGAGAAGGCCAGGGTGCGGATCAGGCCAGCGGATTCGATTGGCAGGTGCGCATTCCGTTCGGTGCCTTCGAACAGGAATACGGCACGCGATACCGGGACGTGTCCGTGCAGGTGAAGGTGCGCGATGAGGTCTCAGTGGAGGAGGCGATGGACGAGTTGACCGGTGTGGTCCGCGTGGCTCGTGGCCTGGACGCCAGGGAGGACGACAACTTCGAGGTCAACGAGAGCGGGGCCATCCGCGCAGCGGTTGAGCCCGTGAAGTTTGCCATTTTCGCCATCGGCATCGGATTGACCAGCCTGTCGCTCCTGGTGGGGGGAATCGGCGTCATGAACATCATGTTTGTATCGGTGAAAGAACGCACCCGGGAAATCGGCATCAGAAAGGCTGTCGGTGCCAAGAGGCGAACGATCATGCTGCAATTCCTGATCGAGGCCGTGGCAGTGAGCCTGATGGGCGGAATTGTCGGGGTCCTTTTGTCCGTTCCCATTTTCCTTGGAGTGCGAACAATCCTGCCGGCCGAGCTGGGACCTGGCGTGGTGATGCTCGCATTCGGCATCTGTATGGCGGTCGGCACGGTATTCGGCATTGCGCCGGCGTGGTCGGCTGCCAAGGCCGAACCCATTGAAGCCCTTCGCTACGAATAG
- a CDS encoding ABC transporter permease — protein MAFFEAVRMALEALRGNRLRSALTLLGMVIGVFAIIVSVTAVKVIDVYFNEKLDFLGASTFTISQYPVIRIEGGRSSRNRPPITYEQVERLERSMRTPVALGVIEDFSFGAVRYQDRETEPNMVLIGADENLLANYSYDLQSGRYITEEDVRFGRPVAVLLEDAVDVLFPNESPLGKEIRFRGHRFEVIGVLENQGSFLGFNQNTRLFIPITRGMTLYGNPNRNIANISVRVTNSQQMESAMEEATGRMRVIRGVGPGEDNNFEIGTNDSIGRIFDAFTGTLTTAGAGIGLIALLAAGIGIMNIMLVSVTERTREIGIRKSIGARRKDVMRQFLTEAFVLCQIGGLLGILLGALVGNLTAVYFEISAAFPVNWAIGAVVMVTIISLVFGGYPALKAARLNPIDALRYE, from the coding sequence ATGGCATTTTTTGAAGCGGTCCGCATGGCGCTCGAGGCGCTGAGGGGCAACAGGCTCCGGTCGGCCCTGACATTGCTCGGCATGGTGATCGGCGTGTTCGCCATCATCGTCTCGGTGACCGCGGTCAAGGTGATCGACGTCTACTTCAACGAGAAGCTGGATTTCCTCGGAGCTTCCACCTTCACGATTTCCCAGTACCCGGTAATCCGGATTGAAGGCGGTCGCAGTTCCAGAAACCGCCCCCCGATTACCTACGAACAAGTAGAGCGTCTGGAGCGCTCCATGCGCACGCCCGTTGCACTGGGGGTCATCGAGGACTTCAGCTTCGGAGCCGTGCGCTATCAGGACCGGGAGACCGAGCCCAACATGGTTCTGATCGGTGCCGACGAGAACCTGCTCGCCAACTATTCCTACGATTTGCAGAGCGGTCGATACATCACCGAAGAGGATGTTCGCTTCGGACGTCCGGTCGCCGTGCTGCTTGAGGATGCGGTAGACGTGCTCTTCCCGAACGAGTCGCCACTCGGGAAAGAGATTCGCTTCCGGGGACACCGGTTCGAGGTGATCGGTGTTCTGGAGAATCAGGGTAGTTTCCTGGGCTTCAACCAGAATACCCGCCTCTTCATTCCCATCACCCGCGGAATGACACTCTACGGTAACCCGAATCGCAACATCGCCAACATCAGCGTGCGCGTAACCAACTCGCAGCAGATGGAGTCGGCGATGGAAGAAGCGACCGGGCGCATGCGGGTGATTCGCGGCGTGGGACCTGGAGAGGACAACAACTTCGAGATCGGCACGAACGACAGCATCGGCCGCATTTTCGATGCGTTCACCGGCACGCTCACCACCGCGGGTGCGGGCATCGGTTTGATCGCGCTGCTCGCAGCCGGGATCGGCATCATGAACATCATGCTGGTGTCTGTGACCGAAAGGACCCGAGAAATCGGGATTCGCAAATCCATTGGCGCCCGACGCAAGGACGTGATGAGACAGTTCCTGACCGAGGCGTTCGTCCTGTGCCAGATCGGAGGCCTGTTGGGCATCCTGCTGGGCGCGCTGGTCGGCAACCTGACCGCGGTCTACTTCGAGATCAGCGCTGCCTTCCCGGTCAACTGGGCCATCGGCGCCGTCGTGATGGTGACCATCATCTCGCTGGTGTTTGGCGGCTACCCGGCCCTGAAGGCCGCCCGCCTGAATCCCATCGATGCGCTGCGCTACGAGTAG
- the rpiA gene encoding ribose-5-phosphate isomerase RpiA, with translation MSAEAKARVGKEVAGWVESGMVLGLGTGSTAAKAIEALGRRLESEMLDVVGVPTSFFAERLARQCGIPLATLDEVEHIDLAFDGADEVDPNLTLIKGRGAAHTREKVVAAEAVRLVVLVDDSKMVEKLGTRMPVPVEVVPMAASPVIRRLERLGARCELRMGEAKDGPVVSDQGMWIVDAHFPGIDDAAGLSADISGMPGVVEHGIFVGLATDVLVGQSDGEVRHLRRRG, from the coding sequence ATGTCAGCGGAAGCCAAAGCACGCGTCGGAAAAGAAGTGGCCGGTTGGGTCGAGTCGGGCATGGTGCTCGGCCTCGGTACCGGATCCACGGCCGCCAAGGCCATTGAGGCGCTTGGGCGTCGCCTCGAGTCCGAGATGCTCGACGTGGTCGGCGTGCCTACGTCCTTCTTCGCCGAGCGTCTGGCCCGTCAGTGCGGCATTCCTCTCGCGACCCTGGACGAGGTCGAGCACATTGACCTCGCGTTCGATGGCGCCGACGAAGTAGATCCGAACCTGACGCTGATCAAGGGCCGGGGCGCAGCGCACACGCGCGAAAAGGTGGTCGCGGCCGAGGCTGTCCGGCTGGTCGTATTGGTAGACGACAGCAAGATGGTCGAGAAGCTGGGCACCCGCATGCCGGTCCCGGTGGAAGTCGTGCCGATGGCGGCCTCGCCCGTCATTCGGCGCCTGGAGCGACTCGGCGCACGCTGCGAACTGCGTATGGGAGAGGCCAAGGACGGCCCGGTGGTGTCCGACCAGGGCATGTGGATCGTCGATGCGCACTTCCCGGGGATTGACGATGCCGCAGGACTGTCGGCTGACATATCGGGCATGCCCGGGGTGGTCGAGCACGGCATATTCGTCGGACTCGCGACAGACGTTCTGGTCGGCCAAAGCGATGGGGAGGTGCGTCACCTCAGGCGCCGGGGATAG
- the radA gene encoding DNA repair protein RadA, with protein sequence MPKIKSVFVCQECGNEAPRWTGQCSSCGTWNSMVEELGVPRTARPVVTIKAVRLGEVNAEEGERLDTGVAEFDRVLGGGIVPGSVTLVAGDPGIGKSTLLTEVAALLAGRGVLYVCGEESPGQVRLRADRLKVSADAVHLLPETSVEGVLHAAGEIDPAVLIVDSIQTLFLPSLSSAPGSVAQVRECTARLIRLAKDSGMAVFLVGHVTKEGSIAGPRVLEHMVDTVLHLEGDRHHAFRILRAVKNRFGSTNEIGVFEMHGNGLQAVDNPSRLFLPENGRSASGTAVVSTLEGTRPVLAELQALVTPTSYSTPQRSSTGFEARRLQMLLAVLEKREGMKLSSHDVFVNVTGGLRLGEPSVDLGVAMAVASSLFDRPLPDRTLFVGEIGLGGEIRGVSQLGKRLSEAEKLGFAAAVIPAGNAPDRSGSLELIPVKRLNGAIDRVL encoded by the coding sequence ATGCCGAAGATCAAGTCTGTATTCGTCTGCCAGGAATGTGGCAATGAGGCCCCTCGATGGACGGGCCAGTGCAGTTCATGCGGCACCTGGAACAGCATGGTGGAGGAACTCGGCGTACCTCGTACAGCCCGCCCCGTGGTGACAATAAAGGCTGTCCGACTGGGCGAGGTCAACGCAGAGGAAGGAGAGCGGCTGGACACCGGTGTGGCGGAGTTTGATCGCGTGCTTGGAGGCGGCATTGTGCCCGGATCGGTCACGCTTGTCGCGGGTGATCCGGGCATCGGCAAAAGCACGCTGCTGACAGAGGTCGCCGCGTTGCTGGCTGGCCGCGGCGTGCTGTACGTCTGCGGGGAGGAGTCGCCGGGCCAGGTCCGTCTGCGTGCCGACCGACTGAAGGTCTCCGCGGATGCCGTGCATCTGCTGCCGGAAACCAGTGTGGAAGGCGTTCTGCACGCGGCTGGTGAGATCGACCCCGCCGTTCTGATTGTGGACTCCATCCAGACCCTGTTTCTCCCCAGCCTGTCCAGCGCTCCCGGCTCGGTGGCGCAGGTGCGCGAGTGCACCGCGCGGCTGATTCGTTTGGCCAAGGACTCCGGCATGGCGGTGTTTCTTGTCGGGCACGTGACCAAGGAAGGCTCGATTGCAGGGCCTCGCGTACTGGAGCACATGGTCGACACCGTGCTGCACCTCGAGGGAGATCGGCATCACGCTTTCCGCATCCTGCGTGCCGTCAAGAACCGCTTCGGATCGACCAACGAGATCGGCGTGTTCGAAATGCACGGCAACGGCCTGCAGGCCGTGGACAACCCGAGCCGGCTCTTCCTGCCGGAGAACGGGCGGAGCGCGTCAGGCACCGCGGTGGTGAGCACGCTTGAGGGCACGCGGCCCGTGCTGGCCGAGCTGCAGGCTCTGGTGACGCCCACGTCCTACTCCACGCCCCAGCGATCCTCCACTGGATTTGAGGCGAGGAGGCTGCAGATGCTGCTGGCGGTACTGGAAAAGCGGGAGGGCATGAAACTGTCGAGCCATGACGTGTTCGTGAACGTCACAGGCGGCCTGCGCCTTGGCGAACCCTCGGTAGACCTTGGTGTGGCGATGGCCGTGGCCAGTTCGCTGTTTGACCGGCCGCTTCCGGATCGCACGCTGTTCGTTGGTGAAATTGGCCTCGGCGGCGAGATCCGCGGAGTATCCCAGCTGGGCAAGCGGCTCAGCGAGGCCGAGAAGCTGGGGTTTGCCGCTGCGGTGATTCCTGCGGGGAACGCGCCGGACCGGAGCGGATCGCTCGAGCTTATCCCGGTGAAACGGCTGAACGGGGCGATAGACCGGGTGCTGTAG